The following are encoded together in the Methylorubrum sp. B1-46 genome:
- a CDS encoding ATP-binding protein gives MAEVSGPAVPASGSIDRSERPGRVGLLLMLAGLLVGAAVGLSFVANEQAQPLILALLALLAMAGVFFLFALAIGALQLAGPAARDDITRAIVDAAPEGKLVVEDNGRMIYANEAYMRLAGGDSFSNLRSIERIFVGAPEVSEAVYRLAQASRDDRAYAEEIRMSPPPGGAPDRDFAWYRIAVRPIPRHRGSAALWTVSDITHERERQENVFQELQHAIDYLDHAPAGFLSIDAAGSIVYMNATLASWLGYDLATVGSGGLKLLEIAPGADMLTAAPGLPGEVRTDRYDIDLRRRNGQPLPTRLYHRVAYGQDGAPGPSRTFVLNRSAGSDSDEPQRAAEVRLARFLNNSPIAIATLDRDGRVIRANTSFVRLFAGMPRQPAAEAGRDAPDPMMRDAVLERDRGAIEGALARAANGFGGLDPIEVGLSGPGERSARVWMSPADADGTQGQDAEGKATGDGDRERVILYALDTTAQRQLEQQVAQTQKMDTVGQLAGGIAHDFNNVLQAIIGYSDLLLASHRPTDHAFQDIMQIKQNANRAASLVRQLLAFSRRQTLRPEVMDVGEALSDLTLLLKRLLGERVQLDFRHGREIWPIKADVNQFEQVIVNLAVNARDAMPGGGSLTIRTANCPVDGERPVGIPAGDHVMIEVTDTGEGIPPEVRQKIFEPFFTTKEIGKGTGLGLSTVFGIVNQSGGAIDVQSQVGEGTTFRIYLPRHEPGIEALPEPLPPPRAIAGRDTTAPAKPDPSDGAEPKPESVETTDAKRTEPDTDAAPPVARAPEPPAKPATDHTGQGTVLLVEDEDPVRAVNSRALSARGYTVLEAASGIEALRLIQEHADGIDVVVSDVVMPEMDGPTLLRELRKHDPDLKVIFVSGYAEDAFRKNLPEGETFNFLPKPFSLKQLVEMVKRTMAS, from the coding sequence ATGGCTGAGGTCAGCGGACCAGCGGTGCCGGCGTCCGGTTCGATCGATCGTTCGGAACGGCCCGGCCGGGTCGGCCTGCTGCTGATGCTGGCGGGGCTGCTCGTCGGCGCGGCGGTCGGGCTGTCGTTCGTCGCCAACGAGCAGGCGCAGCCGCTCATCCTCGCCCTGCTGGCGCTGCTCGCCATGGCGGGCGTGTTCTTCCTGTTCGCCCTGGCCATCGGCGCGCTGCAGCTCGCCGGCCCGGCCGCCCGCGACGACATCACCCGCGCCATCGTCGATGCGGCCCCCGAGGGCAAGCTCGTCGTCGAGGATAACGGGCGGATGATCTACGCCAACGAGGCCTATATGCGCCTTGCGGGCGGCGACAGCTTTTCGAACCTCCGCTCGATCGAGCGCATCTTCGTCGGGGCGCCCGAGGTGTCGGAGGCCGTCTACCGGCTCGCCCAGGCCTCCCGCGACGACCGCGCCTACGCGGAAGAGATCCGGATGTCGCCCCCGCCGGGCGGCGCGCCGGATCGCGACTTCGCTTGGTACCGCATCGCGGTGCGGCCGATCCCGCGCCACCGCGGCTCCGCGGCTCTCTGGACGGTGAGCGACATCACCCACGAGCGCGAGCGCCAGGAGAACGTCTTCCAGGAGCTGCAGCACGCGATCGATTATCTCGATCACGCGCCGGCCGGCTTCCTCTCGATCGATGCGGCCGGCTCGATCGTCTACATGAATGCGACGCTTGCCTCCTGGCTCGGCTACGACCTCGCCACGGTGGGTTCCGGCGGGCTGAAGCTCTTGGAGATCGCGCCCGGCGCCGACATGCTCACGGCCGCTCCTGGATTGCCCGGCGAGGTGCGCACCGATCGCTACGACATCGACTTGCGCCGCCGCAACGGTCAGCCCCTCCCGACCCGGCTCTACCACCGCGTCGCCTACGGGCAGGACGGGGCGCCCGGCCCCTCGCGCACCTTCGTGCTCAACCGCTCCGCCGGCTCGGATTCCGACGAGCCGCAGCGCGCGGCGGAGGTGCGGCTGGCCCGCTTTCTCAACAACAGCCCGATCGCCATCGCCACCCTCGACCGCGACGGCCGCGTCATCCGCGCCAACACCTCGTTCGTGCGGCTGTTCGCCGGCATGCCGCGCCAGCCGGCGGCGGAAGCCGGCCGCGATGCGCCGGACCCGATGATGCGCGACGCCGTGCTGGAGCGCGACCGCGGCGCCATCGAGGGCGCGCTGGCCCGCGCCGCCAACGGTTTCGGCGGCCTCGATCCGATCGAAGTCGGCCTGTCCGGTCCCGGCGAGCGCTCGGCCCGCGTCTGGATGAGCCCGGCGGATGCCGACGGGACGCAAGGCCAGGATGCCGAGGGCAAGGCCACCGGCGACGGCGACCGCGAGCGGGTGATCCTCTACGCCCTCGACACCACCGCTCAGCGCCAACTGGAGCAACAGGTCGCCCAGACCCAGAAGATGGACACCGTGGGCCAGCTTGCCGGCGGCATTGCCCACGACTTCAACAACGTGCTCCAGGCGATCATCGGCTACTCGGATCTGCTGCTCGCCAGCCACCGGCCGACAGACCACGCCTTCCAGGACATCATGCAGATCAAGCAGAACGCGAACCGGGCCGCGTCCCTGGTGCGCCAACTGCTGGCCTTCTCCCGCCGCCAGACCCTGCGACCGGAGGTGATGGATGTCGGCGAGGCGCTCTCCGACCTGACGCTGCTGCTCAAGCGCCTGCTCGGCGAGCGCGTGCAGCTCGATTTCCGCCACGGGCGCGAGATCTGGCCGATCAAGGCCGACGTGAATCAGTTCGAGCAGGTGATCGTGAACCTCGCGGTCAACGCCCGCGATGCCATGCCGGGCGGCGGCAGCCTGACGATCCGCACCGCCAACTGCCCAGTCGACGGCGAGCGTCCGGTCGGGATTCCGGCGGGCGATCACGTCATGATCGAGGTGACCGATACCGGCGAGGGCATCCCACCCGAGGTGCGCCAGAAAATCTTCGAGCCGTTCTTCACGACCAAGGAGATCGGCAAGGGCACCGGGCTCGGGCTCTCGACGGTGTTCGGCATCGTCAACCAGTCGGGCGGCGCCATCGACGTGCAATCGCAAGTCGGCGAAGGCACCACCTTCCGCATCTACCTTCCGCGCCACGAGCCCGGCATCGAAGCGCTGCCCGAGCCGCTGCCGCCGCCCCGCGCGATCGCCGGGCGGGATACGACCGCGCCGGCCAAGCCCGACCCATCCGATGGGGCGGAGCCGAAGCCCGAATCGGTCGAGACAACCGACGCGAAGCGGACCGAGCCGGACACGGACGCCGCGCCTCCCGTTGCGCGGGCACCGGAGCCGCCGGCGAAGCCGGCGACCGACCATACCGGTCAGGGCACCGTCCTGCTCGTCGAGGACGAGGATCCGGTTCGCGCGGTCAATTCCCGTGCCCTGTCGGCACGCGGCTACACCGTGCTCGAGGCCGCTTCGGGGATTGAGGCCCTCCGCCTGATCCAGGAGCATGCCGATGGCATCGATGTGGTGGTGTCGGACGTCGTCATGCCGGAGATGGACGGTCCGACCTTGCTGCGCGAGTTGCGCAAGCACGATCCCGATCTCAAGGTGATCTTCGTCTCCGGTTATGCCGAGGACGCGTTCCGCAAGAATCTGCCCGAGGGCGAGACCTTCAACTTCCTGCCCAAGCCCTTCAGCCTGAAGCAGCTCGTCGAGATGGTGAAGCGCACGATGGCGAGCTGA
- the fliQ gene encoding flagellar biosynthesis protein FliQ: protein MTGLAILDIARDGIFVFLKVAGPLMIVALVVGLVVSLFQALTQIQEQTLIYVPKIVAVFGVMLLMLPFIGDAMSAYMARIAARIAAGG from the coding sequence ATGACCGGCCTCGCCATCCTCGACATCGCCCGTGACGGCATCTTCGTCTTCCTGAAGGTGGCCGGCCCGCTGATGATCGTCGCCCTCGTCGTCGGCTTGGTCGTGTCGCTGTTCCAGGCGCTGACGCAGATCCAGGAGCAGACCCTGATCTACGTGCCGAAGATCGTCGCGGTGTTCGGGGTGATGCTCCTGATGCTGCCCTTCATCGGCGATGCCATGTCCGCCTACATGGCGCGGATCGCCGCCCGGATCGCCGCAGGCGGGTAA
- the flgC gene encoding flagellar basal body rod protein FlgC: MDFLKSLGIAASGLKAQSGRMRIIAENIANADSTAQTAGGDPYRRKIPTFTSRFDRELNASVIEAGRVRRDPTPFRTKHDPGNPAADARGEVRLPNVNGLIENMDMREAQRSYEANLNMVTATRRMISRTLEILKA, from the coding sequence ATGGATTTCCTCAAGAGCCTCGGCATCGCCGCCTCCGGCCTGAAGGCGCAGTCGGGACGGATGCGCATCATCGCCGAGAACATCGCCAACGCGGATTCGACCGCCCAGACCGCCGGCGGCGACCCTTACCGGCGCAAGATCCCGACCTTCACGAGCCGCTTCGACCGCGAATTGAACGCCAGTGTCATCGAAGCCGGCCGGGTGCGGCGCGATCCCACACCGTTCCGCACCAAGCATGATCCCGGCAACCCGGCCGCGGATGCCCGCGGTGAGGTGCGCCTGCCGAACGTCAACGGGCTCATCGAGAACATGGACATGCGCGAGGCCCAGCGCTCCTACGAGGCCAACCTCAACATGGTGACCGCCACGCGGCGGATGATCTCCCGCACCCTCGAGATCCTGAAGGCGTAG
- the fliE gene encoding flagellar hook-basal body complex protein FliE, whose translation MTTSAFAAGAYGAAQSLARPGAPKPAQGMAQGLTAPGGFTGFLQQSLDSVAQSGAQADRAALSAAAGKANVVDVVTAVAESETALQTLVAVRDRVISAYEEIMRMPI comes from the coding sequence ATGACGACCTCCGCCTTCGCCGCCGGCGCCTACGGTGCCGCCCAGAGCCTCGCTCGCCCCGGCGCCCCGAAGCCCGCTCAGGGCATGGCCCAGGGGCTGACCGCACCGGGCGGCTTCACTGGCTTCCTGCAACAGAGCCTCGACAGCGTGGCCCAATCCGGCGCGCAGGCCGACCGCGCCGCCCTCTCGGCGGCGGCGGGCAAGGCCAACGTGGTGGATGTCGTCACGGCCGTGGCCGAGAGCGAGACCGCCCTCCAGACCCTGGTCGCGGTACGCGACCGCGTGATCTCGGCCTACGAAGAGATCATGCGCATGCCGATCTAG
- the flhB gene encoding flagellar biosynthesis protein FlhB — MSDETDDEDKTEDPTPRRIEQAIERGDVPNSPEINTFFILAAFTLALMLSARPVAEGLTRDMRGFLEHAGSLSSDGGTYLGVAFRAGWVCAKALAVPLGIAMLAALAAGLIQHRPIFTAESLMPKFSRISPMAGAKRLLGTDAWVNFGKGLAKIIVVGAVAGAILWNEHDRAESFAQLDPGAALQGTLTLALKMMGGTLAIYAAIALSDALYQRHRWHTRLRMTKEEMKQEHKESEGSPEVKARVRQLRQARVKKRMMAAVPTATVVVTNPTHFAVALRYETGMAAPICVAKGVDSLALRIRAVAADHDVPVLENPPLARALHATVEIDQEIPAEHYRAVAEVIGFVLRLRRRAA; from the coding sequence GTGTCCGACGAGACCGACGACGAGGACAAGACCGAAGACCCGACGCCACGGCGCATCGAGCAGGCGATCGAGCGCGGCGACGTCCCGAACTCCCCCGAGATCAACACCTTCTTCATCCTGGCGGCCTTCACCCTCGCCCTGATGCTCTCGGCCCGCCCCGTGGCCGAGGGGCTGACCCGCGACATGCGCGGCTTCCTCGAACATGCCGGCAGCCTGTCCTCGGATGGGGGCACCTATCTCGGCGTCGCCTTCCGCGCGGGTTGGGTCTGCGCCAAGGCGCTCGCCGTGCCGCTCGGCATCGCCATGCTCGCGGCCCTCGCCGCCGGCCTGATCCAGCACCGGCCGATCTTCACCGCCGAGAGCCTGATGCCGAAATTCTCGCGCATCTCGCCGATGGCCGGGGCCAAGCGACTGCTCGGCACCGATGCCTGGGTCAATTTCGGCAAGGGACTCGCCAAGATCATCGTGGTCGGTGCGGTCGCCGGGGCGATCCTGTGGAACGAGCACGACCGGGCGGAATCCTTCGCCCAACTCGATCCGGGTGCGGCGCTTCAGGGCACCCTCACCCTCGCGCTCAAGATGATGGGCGGCACGCTCGCCATTTACGCCGCCATCGCCCTCAGCGACGCGCTGTATCAGCGCCACCGCTGGCACACGCGCCTGCGCATGACCAAGGAAGAGATGAAGCAGGAGCACAAGGAGAGCGAGGGCAGCCCCGAGGTGAAGGCCCGGGTGCGTCAGTTGCGCCAGGCGCGGGTGAAGAAGCGGATGATGGCCGCCGTGCCCACCGCGACCGTGGTGGTGACGAACCCGACCCACTTCGCCGTGGCCCTGCGCTACGAGACCGGCATGGCCGCGCCCATTTGCGTCGCCAAAGGCGTCGACTCGCTGGCCTTGCGCATCCGCGCGGTCGCCGCCGACCACGACGTGCCGGTGCTGGAGAACCCGCCGCTCGCCCGCGCCCTGCATGCCACGGTTGAGATCGATCAGGAGATTCCCGCCGAGCACTATCGCGCAGTTGCAGAAGTGATCGGTTTCGTGCTTCGCCTGCGCCGCCGGGCCGCCTGA
- the fliR gene encoding flagellar biosynthetic protein FliR has product MTTPLDLLLLPGLAAAFLITFARVGTLIMLMPGLGEQLIAGRIRLALALLVTLVLFPTVRPMLPTGNAALAAPALIGLLFGEILIGLMLGLCVRMIVAALQTAGTVISQQLGLSYAMTIDPTMGGQQAALGNFLALLGVTLIMATDLHHIALEAIGRSYVLLPPSGVPAMADAAKLALDAFSRGFALAVRISGPFIVFGILFNLGLGVLSRLMPQLQVFFLAVPASVLIGMMLLVGALGLVMGLFLDDLGRYLGAFLGR; this is encoded by the coding sequence ATGACCACGCCGCTCGACCTGCTGCTGCTGCCCGGCCTCGCGGCGGCCTTCCTCATCACCTTCGCCCGGGTCGGCACGCTGATCATGCTGATGCCGGGCCTGGGCGAGCAGCTCATCGCCGGCCGCATCCGACTTGCGCTGGCGCTCCTCGTGACGCTGGTGCTGTTCCCCACCGTGCGGCCGATGCTGCCGACGGGCAATGCTGCGCTCGCCGCGCCGGCCCTGATCGGGCTCCTGTTCGGCGAGATCCTGATCGGGCTGATGCTGGGCCTGTGCGTGCGCATGATCGTCGCCGCTCTGCAGACGGCCGGCACGGTGATCTCGCAGCAGCTCGGCCTGTCCTACGCCATGACCATCGATCCGACGATGGGCGGGCAGCAGGCCGCGCTCGGAAACTTCCTGGCCCTGCTCGGCGTCACCCTGATCATGGCGACCGACCTGCACCACATCGCTCTCGAAGCGATCGGGCGCAGCTACGTCCTGCTGCCGCCGAGCGGTGTGCCGGCCATGGCGGACGCCGCCAAGCTGGCCCTCGACGCCTTCAGCCGCGGCTTCGCCCTGGCGGTGCGGATCTCCGGGCCCTTCATCGTCTTCGGCATCCTGTTCAATCTCGGGCTCGGCGTGCTCTCCCGGCTGATGCCGCAATTGCAGGTCTTCTTCCTCGCCGTGCCCGCCTCGGTGCTGATCGGCATGATGCTGCTCGTCGGCGCGCTAGGCCTCGTCATGGGGCTGTTCCTGGACGATCTCGGCCGCTATCTCGGAGCGTTCCTCGGGCGCTGA
- the flgB gene encoding flagellar basal body rod protein FlgB, producing MSLTDLPLLGMLRTRMHWHQARQGLLAENVANADMAGFRPRDLAEPSAGSAGLAAPLGASVGGDGLARTASGHIGLSASAGPNADPRRFKGFEVRPSGNGVNLEEEMMKAGDNQADYQLVATLYQKSLDALKIAVGKR from the coding sequence ATGTCGCTCACCGACCTGCCCCTGCTCGGCATGCTGCGCACCCGGATGCACTGGCATCAGGCGCGCCAAGGCCTCCTCGCCGAGAACGTCGCCAATGCCGACATGGCGGGGTTTCGCCCGCGCGACCTGGCCGAGCCCTCGGCCGGCTCCGCCGGCCTTGCCGCCCCGCTCGGAGCCTCCGTCGGCGGCGATGGCCTCGCCCGCACCGCTTCCGGGCATATCGGCCTGTCGGCGAGCGCCGGGCCGAATGCCGACCCTCGCCGCTTCAAGGGCTTCGAGGTCCGACCCTCCGGCAACGGGGTGAATCTCGAGGAGGAGATGATGAAGGCCGGTGACAACCAAGCCGACTATCAGCTCGTCGCCACGCTCTACCAGAAGAGCCTCGACGCCCTGAAGATCGCCGTCGGCAAGCGCTGA